The genomic stretch CGCGCAGTTCCTCCAGTGCCGCCAGCGTCCACATCCGCGGCTCGCGGAACGGATCCACCCACAGCCGGCGCAGCTGCGCCACGTGGGCACCGCAGCCCAGCAGTTCGCCGAGGTCGCGCACCAGGCTGCGCACATAGGTGCCGGAACCGCATTCCACATGCAGCCGCAGGTTGGGCGAGGCGCCATTCTCCAGCTGGCCATCCAGCAGATCGGCGGCATTGAGCAGGTCAAAGGCGTGGACGTCGACCTCGCGCGGCTCCACCTCGATCACCTCGCCGCGTCTGGCCTTGGCGTAGAGCGGCTCGCCGCCGCGCTTGAGCGCCGAATAGATCGGCGGCCGCTGCTGGATGCGCCCGGTGAAGGTCCGCAGCGCCGCGTCGATGGCGTCGATGGTGAGCGGCGGCACCGGGCGCTCGCGCAGCACCTGGCCATCGGCATCGTCGGTATCGGTGACCACGCCCAGCCGGGCAATGGTTTCGTACGCCTTGCGCGCACCCAGCAATCCGCCCGCGATCTTCGTCGCCTCGCCGAAGCAGACCGGTAACAGCCCTGTGGCCAGCGGGTCCAGGCTGCCGGTGTGGCCGCCCTTCTCGGCGCGGAACAGGTGGCGCACGCGCTGCAGGGCCTGGTTGGACGACAGGCCCTGCGGCTTGTCCAGCAGCAGGATGCCGTCCAGGCGGCGGAACACGGTGCGCGGACGGCGCTCGCGCGGGTTATTCGGCGTCGCCACTGCCGTGCAGATCGGGCAGGTCGCGCAGCAGGTTGTCGATGCGTTCGCCGCGATCCACCGATTCGTCGTAGTGGAAATGCAGCTCCGGCACGTGCCGCATCTTCACCGCACGCGCCAGCTGGTAGCGGATCTCCGGGGCCAGCGCCTTCAGCGCCTTGACCGTCGCCGCCGCCCGGTCAGCCTGCAGCACCGTTACGAACACCTTGGCGTGCGCCATGTCGCGCGTCACTTCGACGTCGGACACGCTGGACGAGGCCAGACCGTGCTCGCGCACGGCGGCGTGCACCAGCGTGCCCAGCTCACGACGGAGCTGGGCTGAGACACGGTCGGTGCGATGGAAGGATTTCTGCGCCATGGGGGAAGACACGCCTTACAGCGTGCGCTGCACCTCGATGCGCTCGAAGCATTCGATCTGGTCGCCCGGCTTGACGTCGTTGTACGCCTTCACGCCGATGCCACACTCGGTGTTGACGCGGACTTCGTCCACGTTCTCCTTGAAGCGGCGCAGCGATTCCAGCTCGCCCTCGAACACCACCACGCTGTCGCGCAGCACGCGGATCGGCTTGGACTTCTTGACCACGCCCTCAACCACCATGCAGCCGGCGACCGCGCCGAACTTGGAGCTGCGGAACACGTCGCGGACCTCGGCGATGCCGATGATCTCCTCGCGGATCTCCTTGCCCAGCACGCCGGAAGCGATCTGCTTCACCTGATCGATGACGTCGTAGATGATCGAGAAGTAGCGCAGGTCGACACCATTGCCTTCGATGACCTTGCGTGCGGACGCATCGGCGCGCACGTTGAAGCCGATCACGGTGGCCTTCGAGGTCATCGCCAGCTGGGCGTCGGACTCGGTGATGCCGCCGACGCCGGAGCCGATCACGTTGATCCGGATCTGCTCGTTGGACAGGGCGGTCAGGGCCTCGCGCAGGGCCTGCATGGTGCCATGCACGTCGGCCTTGACCACCAGATTGAGGGACAGCTGCGCCGCACCCTCGCCCATCTGGGCCATGATGTCTTCCATGCGGTTGCCCGCGGAAGCCACCAGCCGCATCTCGCGACGCTTGGTGTCGCGCTGCTGCGCCACGTCCTTGGCGAGGCGCTCGTCGGCGACGACCACGAAATCATCGCCCGCCTCCGGCACGCCGGACAGGCCGAGGATCTGCACCGGGATCGACGGACCGGCGCTGGGCACCTGACTGCCGGTCTCGTCGAACAGCGCGCGCACGCGGCCGTACTGGATGCCGCAGACGAGGTAATCGCCCTTGGCCAGCTGGCCCTGCTGCACCAGCACCGTGGCGACCGGACCACGGCCCTTGTCCAGCGCGGATTCGATGACCACGCCGGTGGCGCGGCCTTCCGGCACCGCCTGCAGGTCGAGCACTTCGGCCTGCAGGCTGATCGCATCGAGCAGGTCGTCCACGCCCAGGCCGGTCTTGGCCGAGAGCTCCACCATCTGCACGTCGCCGCCAAAGTCCTCGGCCACCACATCGTGCGCCAGCAGGTCGTTCTTGACCCGCGACGGATCGGCGTCGGACTTGTCGATCTTGTTGATGGCGACGATCAGCGGCACCTTCGCCGCCTTCGCATGCTGGATCGCCTCGATGGTCTGCGGCATCACGCCGTCGTCCGCCGCGACCACCAGGATCACGATGTCGGTCAGCCTGGCGCCGCGCTGCCGCATGTGGGTGAACGCCGCATGGCCGGGGGTATCGAGGAAGCTGATCACGCCCTTCGGCGTGGTCACGTGGTAGGCGCCGATGTGCTGGGTGATGCCGCCAGCCTCGCCGGTGGCGACCTTGGTGCGGCGGATGTAGTCCAGCAGCGAGGTCTTGCCGTGGTCGACGTGGCCCATGATGGTGACCACCGGCGGACGCGGGGCCTTGTCGCCCTGCACTTCCTCCGCGTGCGCCAGCAGCTCGGACTCGGCGTCGCCTGCGTCGGCATGCACGGCCTTGTGGCCGAGTTCCTCGGTGACCAGCACCGCGGTGTCGTGGTCGATGGTCTGGGTGATGGTGGCCATCACGCCCATCTTGAACAGCGTCTTCACCACCTCGCCGCCCTTCAGGGCCAGCTTCTGGGCGAGATCGCCGACGGTGATCGCGTCGCCGATGGCGATTTCGCGCACCACCGGCGCGGTCGGCTTGTTGAAGCCGGTACCCGTGCGCGACTGGTCCAGCGAGCGCTTGGCCGGCTTGCCGCGGCCACGCGGCGCATTGCTGCGGCGCGCGCGATCGGACGGGGACAGGTGCAGCTGGCCGGCGAACCGCGCGGTGCTGTCGTCGTCCTCGACGCCGGTCTGCATGACATGCGAGCCACGATGCACGGGCTTGCCCTTGACATGGGCGGCGGCCTTGTCCGCTTCGCGCACCGGCGCGGCGGGCTTGGGTGCATGGCCGTGGCCGTGGCCATGTCCCTTGGCCTTGCCGGTTTCTTCCAGCGCGACTTCCGCCGCGGCGGTGGCTTCAGCGGCGGCGCGTTCGGCCGCCTCCTGCTCGCGGCGGCGGATCTCCGCCAGCTCCTCGGCCCGCTGGCGGTCCTTTTCGGCCAGCGCCTGCTGCTCAGCCAGGTTGCGCGCGCGGGATTCCTCCAGCTTGCGCATCGCGTCGGCGCGCTCGGCGTCCAGCTTTTCGTTCGCGCTCAGCGGCCGGCCTTCGCCCGGCTTCAGGGTGATCTTCTTGCGGGTCACCACCTCGACGGTGCTGGCACTGCGGCCGGCCTTGCCGCCGCCGCCCACGGTGATCTCCTGCTTGCGGCTGCGGCTCAGGGTGATCTTGCCCGGCGCGATGACTTCCTCGGCCGGCTTGTCAGCCTTGCCGTGCGCGCGGCGCAGGAAGCCGTGCAGCTTGAGTTTCTCGGCGCTGGTGATGACCTGGTCGGGACCACTGAACTTCATGCCGGCCTCGGCCAGCTGTTCCAGCAGTTTATCGACCGGCGTGTTCACCAGTTCGGCCAGCTTGCGGATGGTGGTTTGCTGCGACATTCGGTTTCCGGTGTCTTTGGCCGCCACGCGGGCGACCGAATCTGTGGATTGTAGGGCGGGCCCGGGCCCACCGGCCAATCAGGCAGCGCGGGCCGGGGCCAGCGCTGTGCCAGGCATCATTCGAACCAGTGCTTGCGCGCTTCCATGATCAGCACCGCGGCGCGCTCCTCGCCCATGCCTTCGATGTCGGCGATCTCGTCGGTAGCCGCCTCGGCCAGGTCCTCGCGGGTGCGCACGCCGCGCTCGGCCAGCGCGTAGGCGGTGGTTTCGTCCATTCCCTCGAGCGAAAGCAGGTCCTCGGCAGGCTGGTGCTCTTCCAGGCTCTCCTCGGCGGCCAGCGCCTCGTTGAGCAGGGCGTCGCGGGCGCGCGAACGCAGTTCCTCGACGATGTCCTCGTCGAAGCCCTCGACGGCCAGCAGTTCGGCCATCGGCACGTAGGCGACTTCCTCGACGGTGCTGAAGCCCTCGCTGACCAGGATGCCGGCGATCTCCTCGTCCACTTCCAGCTTGTCCATGAACAGCTGGCGGGCGGCCGCCTGCTCGGCCTCGGACTTGGCCTGCACCTGGTCGGCGGTCATCACGTTGAGCTGCCAGCCGGTCAGGCGGCTGGCCAGGCGCACGTTCTGGCCACCGCGGCCAATTGCTTTCGCGAGGTTTTCCTCGGCGACCGCAAGGTCCATCGAGTGCTTGTCCTCGTCGACGATGATCGACTGCACCTCGGCCGGCGCCATCGCGTTGATGACGAACTGGGCGGGGTTGTCGCTCCACAGGATGATGTCCACGCGCTCGCCGTTGAGCTCGTTGGTCACCGCCTGCACGCGCGAACCGCGCATGCCGATGCAGGCGCCGATCGGATCGGTGCGATTGTCGTGCGCGAGCACGGCGATCTTGGCGCGATCACCCGGATCGCGGGCGCAGCCCATGATCGAGACCAGGCCCTGGCCGACTTCCGGCACCTCGAGCTTGAACAGCTCGATCATGAATTCGGGCGCAGCGCGGCTGATGAACAGCTGCGGGCCGCGCGGCTCGCTGCGCACGTCGAACAGGTAACCGCGCACGCGGTCGCCGGTGCGCAGCACGTCGCGCGGGATGCCCTTGTCCTTGGAGATGATCGCCTCGGCGTTGCCGCCCAGGTCGACATAGACGTTGCCGCGCTCGACGCGCTTGACCACGCCGGTGACCAGCTCGCCCACGCGGTCCTTCCACGCATCGACTACCTGCTGGCGCTCGGCC from Thermomonas sp. XSG encodes the following:
- the infB gene encoding translation initiation factor IF-2; the protein is MSQQTTIRKLAELVNTPVDKLLEQLAEAGMKFSGPDQVITSAEKLKLHGFLRRAHGKADKPAEEVIAPGKITLSRSRKQEITVGGGGKAGRSASTVEVVTRKKITLKPGEGRPLSANEKLDAERADAMRKLEESRARNLAEQQALAEKDRQRAEELAEIRRREQEAAERAAAEATAAAEVALEETGKAKGHGHGHGHAPKPAAPVREADKAAAHVKGKPVHRGSHVMQTGVEDDDSTARFAGQLHLSPSDRARRSNAPRGRGKPAKRSLDQSRTGTGFNKPTAPVVREIAIGDAITVGDLAQKLALKGGEVVKTLFKMGVMATITQTIDHDTAVLVTEELGHKAVHADAGDAESELLAHAEEVQGDKAPRPPVVTIMGHVDHGKTSLLDYIRRTKVATGEAGGITQHIGAYHVTTPKGVISFLDTPGHAAFTHMRQRGARLTDIVILVVAADDGVMPQTIEAIQHAKAAKVPLIVAINKIDKSDADPSRVKNDLLAHDVVAEDFGGDVQMVELSAKTGLGVDDLLDAISLQAEVLDLQAVPEGRATGVVIESALDKGRGPVATVLVQQGQLAKGDYLVCGIQYGRVRALFDETGSQVPSAGPSIPVQILGLSGVPEAGDDFVVVADERLAKDVAQQRDTKRREMRLVASAGNRMEDIMAQMGEGAAQLSLNLVVKADVHGTMQALREALTALSNEQIRINVIGSGVGGITESDAQLAMTSKATVIGFNVRADASARKVIEGNGVDLRYFSIIYDVIDQVKQIASGVLGKEIREEIIGIAEVRDVFRSSKFGAVAGCMVVEGVVKKSKPIRVLRDSVVVFEGELESLRRFKENVDEVRVNTECGIGVKAYNDVKPGDQIECFERIEVQRTL
- the rbfA gene encoding 30S ribosome-binding factor RbfA, translated to MAQKSFHRTDRVSAQLRRELGTLVHAAVREHGLASSSVSDVEVTRDMAHAKVFVTVLQADRAAATVKALKALAPEIRYQLARAVKMRHVPELHFHYDESVDRGERIDNLLRDLPDLHGSGDAE
- the truB gene encoding tRNA pseudouridine(55) synthase TruB, whose protein sequence is MATPNNPRERRPRTVFRRLDGILLLDKPQGLSSNQALQRVRHLFRAEKGGHTGSLDPLATGLLPVCFGEATKIAGGLLGARKAYETIARLGVVTDTDDADGQVLRERPVPPLTIDAIDAALRTFTGRIQQRPPIYSALKRGGEPLYAKARRGEVIEVEPREVDVHAFDLLNAADLLDGQLENGASPNLRLHVECGSGTYVRSLVRDLGELLGCGAHVAQLRRLWVDPFREPRMWTLAALEELREQAGERLLDACLLPVEAGMASWPEVRVNAAQAQRLGRGQGLRGPYPPRGRQVAILDEQGRGLGLGDVDAEGGLHPARLFRWAAEAAGQVDAPHCP
- the nusA gene encoding transcription termination factor NusA, which gives rise to MSKELLLVVDAVAAEKGVPESVILEAIEAALASAAKKRYVEQDVLVRVQIDPKDGSYETFRRWEVVADDVVMESPDRQVRLMDALDESDEVEVGDYIEEQIENPEFGRIAAQAAKQVIVQRVREAERQQVVDAWKDRVGELVTGVVKRVERGNVYVDLGGNAEAIISKDKGIPRDVLRTGDRVRGYLFDVRSEPRGPQLFISRAAPEFMIELFKLEVPEVGQGLVSIMGCARDPGDRAKIAVLAHDNRTDPIGACIGMRGSRVQAVTNELNGERVDIILWSDNPAQFVINAMAPAEVQSIIVDEDKHSMDLAVAEENLAKAIGRGGQNVRLASRLTGWQLNVMTADQVQAKSEAEQAAARQLFMDKLEVDEEIAGILVSEGFSTVEEVAYVPMAELLAVEGFDEDIVEELRSRARDALLNEALAAEESLEEHQPAEDLLSLEGMDETTAYALAERGVRTREDLAEAATDEIADIEGMGEERAAVLIMEARKHWFE